gtccaaatgcaaaaccaacaagacactgcaaggaaaggatgatggaaaagatgaccaaggaaactctggaatgggtagtggtcatagtcaaggtagaaggtttacatcaagacaagctagtcacagaacaagttctgatactgggaaaagaataagttctgctgttggtaaaaggataagttctgatgaacttctagatcttgatgagaaaatgtcaagacagttatttcttcaagaaaatccagggatggacttggaaagtttaaaggaagaagaagccagacttaaatcagagaaagtcacatctaaatctgaagcttctggtaaaaagttacttccaaaacctaaaggcattgtgatcaaagaaaggatacatactgaagaaactttggctagatcacaactacagatagatccaagatccaagggtaaagaaaaggttggtgaacctatcaagccttatgtacctcctgaggaagaagaaattactgatggaaaagatgatcttgctctgacttcaagaaaagttcttaaaacaacctttgacatggctcaagttgttcagagtcaagaaattgtaagttctgatattcagaagaagcaagtaacctctgacagtgctcaagttaacttgatatcagaaaatagatctaaaacactcctaccaggattcactaaagcaaaacagactcaatctttgaagactactccaagtggttttgaagcaagagtagttactggaaaggaagctagagataaaactggattgggaagtgctgatgaaagaagagtacacaacactaccgatgatccaacttccttgagtgaaccaggtattggagcaactcctgagagattgaatcaactagaatctgtacagatggtttaccatacctacttgaaagaatacatcatgttgtatttcatgacagatggtagggtttatcatataagacaaaatgccattcctttgaagtattttgaagaattggagcatgtacttttcttacttcaagtggatgacagaataacagagactgctgcaaactacttaaaagaacatattcagagacagaaaaggctttattctgttaagtctgacagcagatatgttccaaagtacagagatcacaatggggatattgttgatatgaagcctaatactgcacagatcagaacgtatcttggtattaagggacttgaattcaatcttgaatctgacaaaacttatgtcataagactagaccaggagttaaggaaagcaaagattaatgatctcagagctgcaatctttcaaactggtgaagatactgcagagcttaaaggtgttaaaaggagaatgattgatgaactaagatatgctgagaaatgtttgttgaagaactatctcagaacaactcctgacatcagagagatcagaagatgatgaagccaagtcgaagatctacaactgcttaaattctgatatttatgcagattgaagttgttatcagaagttgaaattggtaaaactttaaggactgtaagttgtagttatctagtctatttctcatgcatttgtacttaatgtttttgacatcatcaaatatctgtttaacttgtatattttgttaatttacaagttgggggagattgttagatatatttgataatgtcatggctaatatgttttatgtttagctttcagatcttgtgtgaacaggatagatcagtacttaactgttgatcagtacttatactggaagtcaggacttaaggatatcagtacttatattatcaggagataatcatcagaagatagatatcagaacttaagtgctgaaggacaatcagataaggacagtagctgattaaaggaaagaagatagagataaaacataagaagagatatgcatgaagaaggaattccgtgaagaatggaatacttggaatagaagatatctgattgatatattttaggaagcagaattatattccatatcaattagcgattatcttgtaactgtgtagtatataaacacaggcatagggtttacactataagtgttatcattatcgaagttattattctatataaccctagcagctctcgtgatatttgttcatcactgagaggtaacagttctatattgtaacagagtttattgtttcaataaagtttgttttctgttactcaagttctttaagttcgatttgagtgtactatacactgtattcaccccctctacagtgtgtgtgtgacctaacaatatataTGGAGAATATAATACTTATTGTATTACTCCTAAGCCAACAATCATAGAAAAGAGCACACGTCTCCAAAAGTTGGGTAGATTTGGCATATCACCATATGTTGACATAATGGTAAATATTGAATCCAATTTTACAAGTCAGGAGGTGGGATTATGGAGATTTACATTACAAAAAAGGGATTTAATGTAAGTACTCCATATTTATTGTATCCAATTATACATTGCAGTATATAATTCTAGCCGTAAAATAACCAATTAAATATTGACAGCGAGATGATATTTAGCATGGATGATTTCTTTTGCATAAGGGAAGATATGCAAACACTGAAAATCAACAATAATTTAGCAAGTGCAGTAATTGACACACACGCAATTATTCTCAATGATAATGAAAAGTACAAGGCAGAGGAATCTCCGTTGCATATATTCTGTACTATTGACTGTGTGGTTATCAATCTATCCACTAATATTCATAAGATTATGCACTTATTTATCAATGTCcatttttaatttcaaaacatACATATTTAACAACATCCAAGCTTGGATACTGACAAGAACGGTACTGCAATATATTCGATATTTGCTGAGAATATGGATAAGATGCTTGAAAAATTCAAGAGGGCAAGGCTTGATAGTATGGACATGGTAAAATTTAAATTTACAGTATAAGCATTTCTATTTGATTTGCCATAATATTATTGTCATATTTACGTATCACATAATAAATTTATTGCAGATCTTTTTCCCAATTATTGCCTATGAATATTTCTATTTGATTTGCTACAACATCAAGAATCCAGCATGGGAAATAGTTGACAATATAAGAAGGAATGATGATCCAAAGATCTGCTATGGACAAAAACCAAAAACTATGGCATAAAAATATCAACactttaaataaaatataaatttctttAGTAAATTCATGTaacttaattttttaattttttttcagcATTCACACTTTGACAAGTACATGAAAGCAAAAGGACATGTCATGGCGGTAAACAGGATAAAAAGCTTGAAGCCAAATTATTTGAAAATATCATGGCagatattaaatattttaattgaTTGTGGCATATTCCTAATCAGGCACATGGAGACTTATAAAGGAGACTCAAAGAATAGGCAAACAGGGTTGAAAGAAGATCATGTAAAAACAAACTTCAAAATATTCACTAAAAACACACAAATAATCACAAAAAATATAACAACTAATCAGTGAAAtcttataaattttttaattgCAGAATGGGCAGAAAAATCAACTCAACAGGCTTCGAATCAAATATAACAGCATTATACTATCATCACAACTCAATTCTACAAGGCAGGAAAAATGAAGGAAAGGAACTCTATATTAAAGTTGCCTCAAAAAAGCTAATGAACTTGGTGATAGAATCCTCTCAACAGTCTCAGGAACAAAGAATGACCAATAATCAAGGAGATAGAGAAGTGCAGACTACAAAAACGAAAAATGTTACTTTTGCAAAAAACTTGACAAGTACATTTGATGAAGCTACAAAGAACAAATTTGTAAAAGACTAGTTCTAttattttctatttttgaaaatGTAGATTTAAATTGTTGGTATCTCTGTGTGATATTAACGTTTAAGTAGAAGCACTATCGATGTTTAGTACTTTTAGTTTCGGAAACTGGGGAATGACGATATGATTGGAATTTCAAATATTATAAATGTTTCGCCAAATATATTGTTACAGTGTAAAATTTATATGTTATGTTTGTTTTAGTTGCTGGATAATGTTTTGATGAAATACTAATATACTATCATGGTATAAAATTTATCTTTATTAGACATAATTTTGTTTAGCATCCTGCATTCCTCtaaatataatgctaaaaatgaaataaaagcaTATAATATCATAATAAAAGACCCAAACATATTTTAACAATAAAAAATATAAGCTTGTCCCGTAAACGTTAAGCAATCTATATAAGTAAAAATTTAAATTGTCTAAATAGTACTCACAAATCTCTTGCAAGAACACACATCATGGTTTCTAACAGAAACATGCACAAAATATAGTGAAACACACTATAATCACTAATTAAACAACTAACAATCACTAAACAAAACAATCCTAATCactaaaaaaataaaatcaaTCACTTATAAAAGGTGAAAAGTAACAAACTAGTAAAATAGATTAATCTTAAAAAGTTTGCCTTTTTGCATTCCTCTAATGTTAAAATTATACAAAAGCATAATGAAAGTCATAAACATATACAAGTACTTTTATaacaataaaaaaatataaactCGTCCCGTAAAAAGTTCAACAATCTATATAGCAAAAATTTAAATTGCCTAAATAATAGTCATAATCAATTTTATTCAACCCTGGTTTTCCTCCTTTTTATACATCTTCTTGCATCATGAGTTGTTGCACCACATAGTGCACACTTCCGAATCCTTTTCTTCGATTTGTTAATTGTTTTTTCCCTATCTCTTAAAGTAGTTTCGTTTGTTCTTACAAACATTAGTTGGAAGAATGTTAACTTCTCCTTCAGGTTGCTGCTCGACCATTGCAGCAATATGATCCTTTTTTGTAAAACTAACAATAGATCCATCATAATCATCCAACTCCGTATTTAACTTCTTTATAGTGCTGTGTACATGCTCAAGCCTATCCATTTCTACCCCAGCCTTGTCAACTGTTTGGCGAAAATCAAACCAAATTATGGTCAGTTTTAAAAATACTTGTTCCATCTTAAAATAATCACTAGTTACCACATCTAAATTTAATGAAGTTCCCCTATCATCAGTTTGCATCCATCGATTAAGAACAAGGATTCTTGGAAATTTGGTAACCCCAATTTGCATTAAACCACAAAATGCATATCTACAAACAATACCACACATCACAAATTTCTTGCAAGAACACACGGCATGGTTCATACTAACAGAAACCTACATAAAATATAGTGAACATATTATAATCAATAATTATACAACTAACAATCACTAGAATAAACACATCAAatcattaaaaaataaaaattaatcaCTAATAAAAGGTGAAAAGTAACCGAATAATAAAAGAGATTAACCTTAAAAAGTTTATCTTTTACCCTCACATCCCTGATTTCAAAATGAGTAACACCATCAACTTCTTCACTCATACGCTTAATTTGCATTTCCAAACAAGAAGCAAgtatttcttcctgaattttataaAACATAGTACATGTGTATAAAGTGGCTGCATCATCTTCTATAAACCACTTTGACAATGTTGTAGGAAGACTTGACTTTGACTCATGATCCAGTGTAACTGTCTCATTCCTTTGCTTGTCCATTGCACTCTCAAAACGCAACCAAAACTCACATAACATATCTCCTTGTTTGTGAAACTGCCCAAAAAATGAGTTTTCACTCTCAGATTTTGAAGTAGTTCTTAGCAACCCAAACATTGGCTCATTTCTAAAAAATGCAGGAATCCATGAAGCCTTTAGAGCATACATATCTTGCAACCActtattattttttaaatgaaATTCCTTTATAACTGCCTCTCATCCGCTCTCAAACTCTTCAATTTCTATAATAGATTACCAGATTTAAGTTTTCATTTTCTCCATAAAGTCTATTTCTTTGCATAATCGATTATCAAGCTgtaaacaaataaaaaaataaaaaattaatggAACCTAATGAACTTTAAAAGCTAAAATGATACAGAACATTATTGTCACGATAAAACACAATATAAAACACATGGAACAATTATTTTAATCATTGATAAATGTGACATTTATTAATAACAAGGAAGAACAGTGAGACAGGGAAAACACAAGGGAATATGAAAATTCACTAAAACATTTATTTTAATCACTAATAAATGTCACTTTAATAACTAAACATTATTGTCTTAATCACTTATAAATGACACTATAATACCTTAACTGGTAATTTTTCCATAATATGCCGCATGCATAAACGATTCTTACTACGAACAAGACCGTTGACATTAGAAAATACATCACGTACAGATACCTTCATAGTAGGACATTGATCAGTAATAATCAAAACATGATTCCGTCCCATTACCTTTACAAGATGACCAAAATCCCAACTGTAATCATCAACACTCTCATGTGAAAGAAGACATGATGCAAAAGTTACACATCTATCATGTTTGTCAACGCCAGTGAATGGTGCAAAAATCAAATTATACCTGGAAAAATAAATGATAAAAAACAGAAAAGAGTTAAAAACTAAATAGAAAAAACAACATAAAAACAACATAAAAACCAAGGAAAATGTGGTCCATTTCTCGACCTTTTAATAAAACTCAGTATACAATTAGAGTAAATAGCTGTCGAGTACCTATTTGTATCAAATGTTGCATCAAATGATATTGCATCACCATATAATTCAAAATTCCTACGACCAATAGAATCAACCCAAAAATAGTTTTGTGAGGCAACCATCGGAATCAACATCATAAGCATAATATAAGGCTTTAGATTTCTGCTGGATACGTTTGAATTTATCAATCATCATATGCGCATCCTTATCACCTATAAACAATTTCAAATCCCTATTGAAGTTCCGAAAATCTTGCAGCGAAGCACCATCATATCCACCATACATTTTCTTGGCAAAACTAAATGACTTGCTAACACCAATATTCACCTTTGCACCATTATAACATATATTCCTCAAATTAGTAGTCATTTCACGACTAGATCGCAAAAATGACGACCTTTTCACATGTCAAAGGATGATTGTGATACGCAACAAAGCAGTACACAAAATATTTATTCGGAACCATATACTTCAAAACCATCTTTACTTTACATCCACACCTACGAGTAACAGAACGCCTCATCTTCAAAACTTTTGGATCATCCTTGGGATTATTGAATCCTTCATAACTACAAACATAATATTTCAACAGAAGGCATCATTTAGCTTTTCAGTTGTTTTGCGAACGCTAAAACCACCTAAATGAGCATAAGTCTTATAAAACTGATAACCTTGATCTACACTCTCAAAAACGTGATTAGTGTAAGGCACGCCATTCTCAACAACACAATTAGGTATATAATACCTATTACCACCAGGAGATGTAGTATAATTTCTCGAACTGCTTTCACTTTCTGTTGAAGAAAGATCAGTAACAACACCAATACCAACATCACTGCCACTCCTAGAAGAATCGCCGCAAAACGAatctaaaaaaatataaaacaataACTGAATACATATAACACAATAAATGACAAATTGTATTGTCAATGCAATTATtttaatgtaattataaaaaatcactaaaatattattataatgcaatttcataatcaataaaatattatgaatacgattaCAACAAACTGAcaattttttttctctctctaGAATTCTGTTATTATTTTTATCTCTCTAAATAATTATATCAGTCTCTACTTGCTTATAACATAAACTCTACTATTATAGTCTCTATTTCTTTGTATATCAGACACAAACAATCTCTAAAACATAATTAACTAATACAGAATTATGTAACACATAAACAATCACCAAAAGATGAGCATATAATCATATAATCACCAATAGATGAGCATATAATTAGATAAACAAATCACAACTAACATTAATCgcataaataattaaaaaaattaagcTAAAACTATTCGTTATACAACTTAAAATCACAAAAAGATACAAAAATTTTAAAACGAGCTTTTCAACATATCAAAAAATATAATACAAGATATTTTACCTTGATTAACTCTaattttatccaaatcaactgTAATCATCTTCAAAAAACAAATCGAGAAGCCGAGTATCTCTTTACAAATCAACAATCACTAAATCTGTGTTCTGAACAAAATTTTCGAAGATAATTCTTTTTCGAAGCTAAATAACTAAATCAACACTCAACTAATTCTTTTCTGAAGCTAGATAAAGAAAGTTTAATGGATTAAAAACTAAAAAACtagagagagatagagaaagaTACGGAAGAACAAAAGAGAGAGAGAACGAGAGAAAGATAGGGATGAGGGAGAGAGAAAATAAAAAGCAGTTATGAATTTTAGTGAACCAAAATCTATgtcttttatattttttttaattaaattaaatgagTTGCTGAGATTTAAAGTTATAAAGAAGAAATGGATGGCTATGACgagtttttagtttttattttaggGTTGGTTTCCATTTGATCATTCTCCTATATATATATTAGCCTAAAACCTGGGCGATGCACtgttattttaaataattgttatttaattatttttattttaatatttcattaattttatttattaaaagaATAAGTATGTCTGAATAAATATAACTGAATATATCTTTCATTGTATAATAATagctaataataataataataattaagttttaaaataaataagttcatAAACCAAGTTCAGAAAAATATATACTTGGTTAAATAGTCATGTGTTCCAATCAGAACATCATAATTTAGAATTACTTAGAATGTTGATAATATTCAAATCTTGGGCTAATTTATATTATAACTATTACTATTCTATCTAATCATAAATTGATTAAAAAAATCTAATAATTAGAATTTAACGACAAAACTACTACATAATTTATCGAAAATTGAAATGTTTTTTATTAGTGGTTTTGCTTGATAAATATTAATGTGTTACTGTTAATGTCGATAAGCTATATTTAAAAAAGAATTATGAGAGTTGGTTACTTAAAAATAAAAGTTCATATCTAACTCTATATTCTCTGAGCACATAGTTTATTAGAACCGATGTAATGCACATATTAATGCACATATTAGTATTAATGTTATATGGAGTATAATTTTTTTAAGACTTATTTTGAATTGAAAATTTTATGATATGAaatttatgatataaaatgtttagataatataatttgataataattatatacACACATGTATATGTTAGTGATATCTTTAAAATAAGGGACATTTAAAAAAATGATATTAGACACTAAAATATAGAGTTTTATTGATATCTATCAATGTGTATACAAATGTTAATTATGTTAAATTATTTTCCTTTGACCTGATTATCaataaaaattttaatatttcgtgTTTAATATAATTCTATAAATATAGATGATGATATACTAACAGTCTGGATAAGTATGTAGTcccaattttttaaaaataatttcggCTTTAACACGTATTCATATTCTATTTTATCCTAAATAATTAAGATTAAATAAATAAGTCTAAATACCATATGAACATATACCCTGCTAGtaacaaaagaaaaaaaagcaGCAAATAATCACGTATCACGTAAATATATTAATCATGATAGTATAGTGATTTGGTCACCCAATTATTGTTCGTATGCGAGCTTATTTGTTGATTGTGACGGAACATAACATGTTActttaatattaaattaaaaaatatatttacatcattttgtcaaaaaaaatatattaacaaCAATTTAGTAATGATAaataagtaatttcagcaagtactaAGGAACCGgctaccaaacttttaatatttagtttattataatatatatatatatgtatgtatgtataatAGATAGATAATATACTATAAAATAATAGATACTCTCCCCGTCCCATTTTTGTTATCCACTATTATCATTTTACTCTATCCCAAACTAGTTGTCCAATTTGATTAATATGGTAAATAAATGATGAATAAAAAGAACGCAGAAGATAAATAAAAGGTAATTGTTATTATAGTTTTATATTATGATAACTATTGAtctatttgattttattaaataaaatatggatTTAGATTGATGAAATAAAATATGGATTTAAATTGATGGAAAAGAAAAACGGGGCGAAGGGGTataataaaagaataattttgTTAACATTGAGGTAAAGACTTTCATGAGAGAATTTCTATAGTTGAGCATATTTACTCAATTATTTTAGATTTTCTAAAGGAAATTACTTTTGGAAAAAAAATCAATATATAACAAAAAAAACTTAGcaaaaaagaaatatatataacAAAATGGAGCTAGAAAGAAATTAAAGAAATAGAAGGGGTAAAAATTTAGAAAGCACACAGCTGTAAAAAGGATCACGTGGAAGTCACGTGAGAAACACATCTTTCTCCATCACTAGCGCTCTCTCTCTAAAGAAAGacatatacacacatacacacactgGTTGTTCTCTTTTTGTGAATGGGCTTGAATTGAATTGGATCCAAAATTGAGCTTCTAGGGTTTGCAAAATCAATCAGTCATtacataaattaaaataattatttaaatacaCACAACAACAATGATATAATAAATCAATCAATCAATCGTATAATCTGAAATAGGCTACGATGGATGTGGATTTCAACGGCGATGTAGGTTGTTTAGATGCGGAGCTATTGCAATTATCGGAGGTTTCTTCTTCTGCTATCAAATCCAATCCTTTTCTCGCCGAGAAGCTTTTCGAACAATGGCTTTCGCTCCCAGACACTCTTCTCATGGTTATTTCTCCTTTTATTTTTCCTcttcatatatttatatatccTTAGATTTGTATTTTTGTTTCTATCTTTTCGGGTAGAGTAGGACACGTTTTTGGTTTTATATTGTGCCGATTAATTAACAAATTACTATAACAGATTGAATCCCTTATGGTTGTTTTTTGTTTCTCGGGAGGGCGATTGTATTTATTTGTTAGAGACAATCATATCGGATCTTGTTCAATATATCTAATTTATCGTTGATGCATTATAAGGAAAGAGAAAGATGTAAGGTGGTTAAACAACTTCCTTCACTTTTTTACTTGGAAAAAGAGGAAAGATGTTGAATTTGTAACACTATTTTTGCCGAATCCCCAGCTGAAAGCTTTGTACATTGATTTTTTGGGTTAACCGTATATATGTTGGTAGTTGGTGTGAGGTGTACTATCTTAATGTTGCTGTTTATTATCCTTCATGAATATATTCATCGTTGAGAATTGGCTACTGACAAGTTTGATGTTTGTATTGAATTTGTCTTTGTAAAGTTTCTCGACGTATGAATGATAGATCTTGTATGTTATGCTATGTAGTTGGGCAAGTTGAacgaattaatattcaattgtTGGTTGTTATTTTTTTACTCTGATGAGCTATGCCAAGGATCTTATGCAGTTGCTGGGACAAAAGTTTATAGCCTGTTATCCTCTTGCCCACTTGTTAATTTTATTAGCATAATCTTATTTTTTTGGACGATGGATATTCTTACATATTCATAGTAGGTATTACTGCTCTAAATGACTTTATGTAAGATTCACAGATTAGTGCCATTTATTAATGTTTGATGGTATGACGTTTTATTTTGCCGTTCGTAGATATAAAAGCTTACGTGCCAAGTAAAATTAGATACTTGTCTTGGAGTTGTTTCCAGTTATAAATGTTTGATGGCATTTATGtgttattattaaaataatagaTTTCTTGCAATTAATACACCGATTATCAATAAAAGTTCATTTATTTAGTTATTGTTGTAAGAAAAAATATCATCAATTGTTAAGAGGTTGAATTGAGAGTAAAGCCCTCTGCTCCCTTTTTTCTTCCATTTTTTGTCACTTTAATAAATTCCTTTATAATCTTCAATATACTTTCCTAAGTTACTATAGTTTGCTTCAAAGTCAACTTATTGAAGAACTGTAATTTTCACGGTGCAGGTAAAATCCTTGCTTAACAATGCCAAGGCAGGCGTTCCCTTAAATGTTTCTGGAACATGTTCTAGTCCAAATGCTGCTTCATCAAATTCTATACCTTCCATGTTTTCTGCTGGAAGCACGCCTCCACTTTCACCCAGAAGTTCATCTGGTTCCCCGCGTATTGTTAAACAGAGAGCTGGTCCTTCTGTCTTAGGTTCCCCTCTAAAAGTACTGAGTGAACCAGTAAAGGAGGTGATACCGCAGGTCTGTTATGATATTTTGCAGTTTATAATGATTTCGTTCTACTTATTATTATGTTATGTTGAGCTGCTTTTTCTTACCTTTTTGATTGCTATTCTTCTTCCACTAATGTAATATTTGTTGATTTAGTTCTATTTTCAAGATGGTCGGCCACCTCCAACCGAACTGAAAGAACGATGTTTATTTAGAATCAACCAATTCTTTTATGGCCATATGGATGGATTGCAGATAAATGGTGAGATCTTCTTGAGCATTTAATAGCTAGTGTTAGTCTTAATGCTCTTTCATCCTTTTGTGGTTCACTTAAAACTCTGTGGGGAATCACCGAGAGAGTTTCTTCACTGATAAATTAATATTATGTGGAATTTCAGAATTTAAACCAGTCACCAAAGAAATATGCAAGTTGCCATCATTTTTCTCCCCTGCGCTTTTCAAAAAGATTGATGTTAATTCAACAGGCATTGTAACTAGGTATGGGTTTGTGTCAGCTTTATTGTATCTATTGCTAATTTCTGCTAGTAGAATTTGTGCATTTGTTAATGTTTCTCTtgaaattttaatattaatttatgttttataatttttgacATTGATATGGTAACACAAAATTCTGCGTTACTGGTGAATGATTGATATGATGTCAAGATTTGAACTTTTAAAAGTAATTTCCTTCTCGCCAAAAAACTTGGAGCATTTTTGGGTTTGGCAAGGCAGTGTGGAGGGTTCACTTAAGATATAAGCAGTATCTTAAGTTAGGTTGATAATAACCTTTGTATGGAAGACAGAATAAGGAGATACAAAATCTCCTAAACTAGAGTAGAACTAGAAGTGTAACACATTTTTAAATATTACAGCTTAAAGACTAAACTTTACTTGGGTAGAGCTTTTTCTGATTTGAATATATGTATGAATGAAGTGTGAACAAGCCGGATTGTGAATAAAATTTGTGAATGTATTTTTATTGCTGATAATtcaataatattattataataaagaCACATGTATAGGTACATGCCAGGTAAAAATGTATCCGGATACTTGCAACTGATATTATTGACTtgtataaattttttaattttgaattcTGAGTCAAGTACAAAACCTAGACACAGCTTATGGACTTGCTTGCTACAGATGCATGGACCTGTAGGATTTAAATATGCATGTGATATAAAGACATATGAGTGAAATTAACCAATTTTCAGCTGCGTGGATTTGTATATCTGCACACATGTATAGTATGTAGCAGTGTAA
This genomic window from Apium graveolens cultivar Ventura unplaced genomic scaffold, ASM990537v1 ctg5527, whole genome shotgun sequence contains:
- the LOC141702697 gene encoding protein FAR1-RELATED SEQUENCE 5-like gives rise to the protein MYALKASWIPAFFRNEPMFGLLRTTSKSESENSFFGQFHKQGDMLCEFWLRFESAMDKQRNETVTLDHESKSSLPTTLSKWFIEDDAATLYTCTMFYKIQEEILASCLEMQIKRMSEEVDGVTHFEIRDVRVKDKLFKVSVSMNHAVCSCKKFVMCGIVCRYAFCGLMQIGVTKFPRILVLNRWMQTDDRGTSLNLDVVTSDYFKMEQVFLKLTIIWFDFRQTVDKAGVEMDRLEHVHSTIKKLNTELDDYDGSIVSFTKKDHIAAMVEQQPEGEVNILPTNVCKNKRNYFKR